The Thalassotalea piscium sequence TTTGCCATTGCATACTGATTAAGTGCCATTTCCGTTCTTGCCAGCAATTTAAGCGCTCTGGGGTCATCATTTATAATATCAATGTAACGGTTCAGAACGTCTTGCGCTTTACGGTATTCTTGTTGTTGAAAGCTAACAATACCGGCTAAGTACAAATAAACTGGGTTTTGCTGCATAACATCGTTTGGTAACCCCGAAAGCACTAAGTTTAAATGCTCAACTGTGGCTTCACTGGTACTTAAATCGCCCAGCGCGGCAGATGCGACAACTTTTAAGTAATTAGCTTTTGGCTCGTTAGGAATTTCTTTGAGGATCACATCAACATCAGCGAGCGCTAACGAGAACTTATTCTGTTCAATGTATAGGCTTGCTCTTGTAAGTAGCGCAGGAAAGTTTTGATTATTCAGTTCGATAACCTGAGAAATTATTGTCAGTGCTTCTTCTACATTACCTTCACTTTGTTCGATATTAGCTAACATTACCAATGCATTACTATTGATAGGTGAAAAAGTTAGCACGCTATTAATATATACTCTGGCTTGCGCATATTGATACTTTAATAAATGAACTTGCCCCATACCTAGCAATGCTTGTATATTTTTTCCAGAATAGTCGAGTGCTTGTTGATATACAGCTTTGGCTTGCTCTATTTCATTTAATTCAACATGAGCACGTCCTTTAAGCACTAGCAACTTACTTTGTAATGACGCATTAGCAAAATCAGTATGCTCGTTATTAATAACTTGCTTATACTTTTGCTGTAATAAATACGCCTCTAATAACAAAGGTAATATTTTTTTTTCATCAGCATCTAGTTGACGTGCTTTTAGTAGCGAGTCTTCAGCCGCGGCCCCATCACCTTTGGCAATGTAAACTTCTGCTAATAAAACGAGTGATGGTAAGTGGTTCGGCTGATTTTGTAAGGCATTTTTTAAATGAATAATTGCTGCATTAAGTTCTGAGCCATAAAAGCTTTTTAACGCCTCTTCATAAGGCTGATTGCTTGTTTGCTCTGTGAATGCAAACGATGGTTGAGCAAACACCACCGCACCCAACAATAATAGTTTTTTAAGTTTATTGTTTACTGCCATAATACCATTACCTACAAGAAATTATTCTCTAAGTAGGTTAGAATACTGTGAGTATCGGTAAATATCTAGCACTGACGTATATAATTGAATTTAACTGATTGCCGCTTGCTAAGAATGTATTTACTCAAGTGTCGAAAAAATTTACAATTACCTTATTAATAGGTAGATAAAAACTTATAAAAAAAAGTAAAACCATGTATTTAAAAGAAAAAATAAATTACGGTCTAATTTTTGCTTATATCAAGTAATAGCGTATTTAGTTAATTAGTATTAACAGGAAAGAATTATGAAGTATTTTAAATGGATTGCAGCAATCGCTTTTTCAGCATCAAGCTTAACGGCTGTTGCCGCTGATATTCCAGCAACAACAATTATGGATAACTATATTGGCGCGGGATATTCTGGCGATGTTTACGGCCAAGATAAGTATTATGATATAGATAAAATGGTAGTAAGCCGCACAGGCAGCATATTAAGCGTGAATATTTTTACTGCGTTTTACAACGATATTAACACCAATGGTGTAAAACTTGGTGATTTGTTTATGGCTACCACTAATGATGGTAGTAACCCTTGGAACCCAACTACAGGCCAGCCACATGGTGGAGATTTATTTTCAAAAGATTACCACAATAGCAATACAGGCACTAACTGGAATTATGCCTACGACCTAGGGGGTGACCGTTATAAAAGTTATGGCCAAGGGCGGTTAAAGTCCGGTTTTGATAATAATGACGTATATACTGCAAACCAATTATTGGGTAGTGGAGTAAGAACTAATCAAGCGGTAATGCTGCACGATAAAAGCAACCAAACTACTCATAGTCAATCAAACTGGAATGTGGGTGGCTATTCATACACCAAAAACAATATTTATTACGGTAACGTTAGCTTTTCTTTTGATGTAGCTGGCACAGCTTTAGAAACAGCAAATCAAATTGCATTTCGTTGGGCAATGACTTGTGCAAACGACATTATTGAAGGATTAGTATCTGTGACTCCTCCAGGCGGCGGTGGTGACAACAGTACTGTTGTACCAGAGCCACAAACCATTATGATCATGTTACTTGGTTTAGCAGGTATTGCGTATCGTCGCAAAGTAAAATAATTAAAAATATAGTAGTAAAAAAGCGACTTTGTGTCGCTTTTTTTGTGTCTAATTTTTACCTCTAACCTTTTAATAACATGTCTTTTAAGTTATTTTCCTCCCTATTAAAATTACAGATTTAGAGGCCATGTAATGATTCAAACTGGCTGCTGCTTTAACTATCAAAAAGCTTCGCAAGCGAGCAATAGTGAATATTTATTATTATTGCTCGCTCTAATTCTCGCCATTACTGTACTTATACCAGTTTCATTAATTAAGTGATCTATTTTATACGCAGTGAAAACAGTCAAATACAAGGCATTTATTTTCATAACTAGTTGTTCAGGGCAATAATGCTCCTGCATTACCCACATAAGCTACATCCTTGTAGCGATAATTATAAAATAAATAACGCAGTAGTTGACTGTTTTAGCCAGTAGAAATGTTCACATAATTAGTGAGATTGGTATTACTTAACCGTTAGTAATGACAAGTATTTTTCTAATGCTTGTGGGTCACCATAGTTAGTACGACATACACTCTTTTGGTATTGATAAGTAAAGAGGTTAAACCAAGCAGTTAAACGTTGTGAAGTATCATGCTCACCAGCAAGGGCTAAAATATGCGCGGCTACTTCAGCCGTTGCTAATTGGTTTGGATTGATCGCTTTTCTAATTTGATATTGAGACGTTTTATCTTCAATCGCTAACGTATTCAAATCAATCGATAATACCGGCAAGTGACTTAAATAAGGACTTTTACGAAACATTTTTTTAGCTTCACGCCAGCTACCATCAAGCATTATAAATAAGGGTTTTTTATCACTAGTCAACACTGGCACATTATTAATAATTTGTAGGCTTGGCGTTGCATATTCTTGTGGAAATATCACAAAAGGCTGCCATTTTTTGTCGTTTAATATGGCTAATAATGACGACTCAACTTCAGTTCTAGACCATAAAAACGCAAAGCAATTGGGAATAACATCTGCAATTAACCTACCCGTATTACTCGGTTTTAATACCTCAGTGTCGTACATTAGTAACAAAAAACCTGCTTGGCAATCGGTTTGCTCGCGCCACTGGCAAATACAATTGGTTGAGGCTAAACGACAAATTTCACAACGTTCAACACGAAAACCTCTGGCTTTAAATGGTTTAGTAGAAATTTCTTTTCGTTTTAAATAGAGTTGATGAACTGAATGCATTAGAAGCTTAACTGAGAAAAAGTCAGCTATGATTATACAACAATTCTACTTTAGCCGGCTATTTAAAAACTTACAGGTATAAAAAAGGGCATAGTTTTATGCCCAAAAGAGAAAATATAAATTAAGTAACCTGAGTTATGTCGCGCTTTTAGCTTTCTCGTTTACCGTAATAAAGTTTGTTTTCGATAACGCTTTAATACTCGACTTTAGCTGCTCTTCAATAGTATCAATGTCAATAATTGAACCACACAATGCATCGGCACTTTGCTCTATACGTTTGCCACGAGATTCCATTTCATACTCAATGGTTTCACCAAATTTTTCCATACGCGTTTCAAATGCACCTTCATTACCACCAGAAAACAGTAACTCTTGTCCAATAGCAACAAGCAAAGCTCCCATTGAATTCTGAATTGTTTTCTCGAGTAATACTTCTATGCGTTGTTCAAACTCTTCACCAAAAAACTCATCACCATCAAAACCATCTTCGTCAAACTTAATCGGTGAATTACCATCAAACTTCATTTGAATGTCAGAACGAATTTTACCTAACTCTGTTGTTAGCTCTTGGCCTAAGTTATTGCCTTCACCTAATAATTCATTAAGCGCCAAGTTTACACCATCAACAGCAAGGTCTAACGCATCTTCAGCAATGGTTTTCACTTGTGGAACAACTGCCCTAATATTTTCAGCGTATTGTGTTATTAGTGCTTGTTGGTCGCCGTTTAACGAAACGATTTCACCATCAATATAAAGCTGATTATTAGTGATTTTGTATAATGGTTTTTTATTTTTTGTAAATTCTAAGCTATCAACTGTAATGTTAATACCACCATCTAATTCAACATCGCATGAATCAGTTGAGTAAGACGAATTATGAGCAAGAGCAGAGGTTGATGCCAGTATAATTGAAGCCGCTAACAATGTTTTCATCTGAGTACCTTATTTATTTTAATAACTAAGCTATTTGTAATCATTTAAATAGCTGAACTAGCCATATACTATCAATTGTTGTACCAACTTATAAAGTACAACCTTTTCAATAGGTTGGAGATAACAAGAAAAAACAACAAGTATAACTAACAATTATTTTAGTTTAAATTACGAAAATATAGTGATTTTAGCCATCAGCTAGATACAGAAATAGTAAACAGTAATTTTGTGCGGGGTGTATAGTCTATCGTTGAGTTGAGTTGATATGTTTATTTTGGGCATTAAAAAAGGGTAAGAACTAATCTTACCCTTTCGTATT is a genomic window containing:
- a CDS encoding tRNA-uridine aminocarboxypropyltransferase codes for the protein MHSVHQLYLKRKEISTKPFKARGFRVERCEICRLASTNCICQWREQTDCQAGFLLLMYDTEVLKPSNTGRLIADVIPNCFAFLWSRTEVESSLLAILNDKKWQPFVIFPQEYATPSLQIINNVPVLTSDKKPLFIMLDGSWREAKKMFRKSPYLSHLPVLSIDLNTLAIEDKTSQYQIRKAINPNQLATAEVAAHILALAGEHDTSQRLTAWFNLFTYQYQKSVCRTNYGDPQALEKYLSLLTVK
- a CDS encoding PEP-CTERM sorting domain-containing protein, with amino-acid sequence MKYFKWIAAIAFSASSLTAVAADIPATTIMDNYIGAGYSGDVYGQDKYYDIDKMVVSRTGSILSVNIFTAFYNDINTNGVKLGDLFMATTNDGSNPWNPTTGQPHGGDLFSKDYHNSNTGTNWNYAYDLGGDRYKSYGQGRLKSGFDNNDVYTANQLLGSGVRTNQAVMLHDKSNQTTHSQSNWNVGGYSYTKNNIYYGNVSFSFDVAGTALETANQIAFRWAMTCANDIIEGLVSVTPPGGGGDNSTVVPEPQTIMIMLLGLAGIAYRRKVK
- a CDS encoding DUF2884 family protein, with protein sequence MKTLLAASIILASTSALAHNSSYSTDSCDVELDGGINITVDSLEFTKNKKPLYKITNNQLYIDGEIVSLNGDQQALITQYAENIRAVVPQVKTIAEDALDLAVDGVNLALNELLGEGNNLGQELTTELGKIRSDIQMKFDGNSPIKFDEDGFDGDEFFGEEFEQRIEVLLEKTIQNSMGALLVAIGQELLFSGGNEGAFETRMEKFGETIEYEMESRGKRIEQSADALCGSIIDIDTIEEQLKSSIKALSKTNFITVNEKAKSAT